The following are encoded in a window of Nibricoccus aquaticus genomic DNA:
- a CDS encoding methyltransferase, translated as MTATSSASSLELRSVSFFGRTLAEYAQFFALDIAALKGKSVLDVAAGPSSFTAEACKRGVDAVAVDPLYGCRPDALAAHVAIDYRAMFAQMRTKPGLFRLGKAFASIDEAEESRRAAAARFLADYEAQFVHNRYVGTALPQLPFLDRAFDVVLCAHFLFLYAKQFDLSFHVEACRELVRVSRDEVKIHPVLGLGGKRYAQLKELRAALAADRIVSEIVRVDYEFFAGADEMLVLKRAAG; from the coding sequence GTGACTGCAACTTCGTCTGCGTCGTCACTGGAACTGCGCTCAGTTTCCTTCTTTGGCCGCACGCTCGCGGAGTACGCGCAGTTTTTCGCGCTGGATATTGCGGCGCTCAAAGGAAAGTCGGTGCTCGATGTGGCGGCGGGGCCGTCGTCGTTCACGGCGGAGGCGTGCAAGCGCGGCGTCGATGCGGTGGCGGTTGATCCACTTTATGGATGCAGGCCGGACGCGCTGGCGGCTCATGTGGCGATAGACTACCGCGCGATGTTCGCGCAGATGCGGACGAAGCCTGGGTTGTTTCGGCTGGGGAAGGCTTTTGCGTCGATTGACGAAGCGGAGGAGAGCCGGCGTGCGGCGGCGGCGCGGTTCCTCGCGGACTATGAGGCGCAGTTTGTCCATAACCGCTATGTCGGCACGGCGCTGCCGCAGCTGCCGTTTCTAGATCGCGCGTTCGACGTGGTGCTGTGCGCGCACTTCCTGTTTCTCTACGCGAAGCAGTTCGACTTGTCGTTTCATGTCGAGGCGTGTCGCGAGCTGGTTCGGGTGAGCCGGGATGAGGTGAAGATACATCCGGTTCTCGGGCTGGGCGGAAAACGTTATGCGCAGTTGAAGGAGCTGCGGGCGGCACTCGCGGCGGATAGGATCGTGAGCGAGATCGTTCGCGTGGATTATGAGTTCTTCGCGGGGGCGGATGAGATGCTGGTGCTCAAGCGCGCGGCTGGATGA